A part of Cotesia glomerata isolate CgM1 linkage group LG4, MPM_Cglom_v2.3, whole genome shotgun sequence genomic DNA contains:
- the LOC123263661 gene encoding syntaxin-12, with the protein MAYMGHNYGATDQRTVPDVGFSPTELYSLTENITTNIYAINASWKSMERAAKHIGTNRDTRELRDQVQVTQKATNNVVTQTSRDIARIAVLMKRGDKEQKLQIEKLTTDFKDALRRYSDMQQSVLQKMKRHVLQDVDFDNYRFESDEDEDEQIAFAKQDQLRRNEQRALEFEQGILLEREDLIQKLEGDILDVNQIMRELGALVNQQGGSIDTIENSIENVHGNVGLGAQELSRASSYQNKYRKKVFFVLLLAIIVVIILIVILVTKYS; encoded by the exons ATGGCATACATGGGGCACAACTACGGTGCTACGGACCAGCGGACGGTCCCCGACGTCGGGTTCAGCCCCACGGAGCTATACAGCCTCACGGAGAACATCACCACCAACATCTACGCGATTAACGCCAGCTGGAAGTCCATGGAGCGCGCTGCCAAGCACATCGGGACCAACAGAGACACCCGGGAGCTTCGCGATCAAGT CCAAGTAACCCAAAAGGCAACAAACAACGTAGTAACTCAAACAAGCCGTGACATAGCCCGAATAGCAGTTCTGATGAAGCGCGGTGACAAGGAACAAAAGTTACAAATAGAAAAGCTTACCACTGACTTCAAAGACGCCCTCAGAAGATACTCCGACATGCAAcag tcaGTGCTACAAAAAATGAAGCGACACGTTTTACAAGACGTCGACTTCGATAACTACCGCTTCGAGAGCGACGAAGACGAGGACGAGCAGATAGCCTTCGCAAAACAAGATCAACTTCGCCGGAACGAGCAAAg agcccTGGAATTTGAACAGGGAATTTTGCTGGAACGTGAAGACTTGATTCAGAAACTAGAGGGTGATATTTTGGACGTTAATCAGATTATGCGTGAACTTGGTGCTTTAGTTAATCAACAAGGAGGTTCAATtg atacaATTGAAAATAGCATAGAGAACGTCCACGGAAATGTTGGTCTAGGTGCTCAGGAGCTTTCCCGAGCGAGTAGTTATCAAAATAAGTACCGTAAAAAAGTATTCTTTGTTTTACTCTTAGCAATAATTgtcgtaattattttaatagtaatcCTAGTCACAAAATATAGttag